Within the Enoplosus armatus isolate fEnoArm2 chromosome 9, fEnoArm2.hap1, whole genome shotgun sequence genome, the region ATAGGTGATTTGATGTTATtttgagaaacaaacaaagagggCGAATGTTACACCACGTGAGGCATGTGGCGCTGTCGGTTGCCATGCAAGCTGGCAGACGTGAGTGTCGACTGGAGAGAGCGAGACACTGATGAGCGGGGTTTCACAACAGAGAATCTGAGCGAGTGATGAAACTCAACCGGGAGGAGCAGCAACAGGTGTATATGTGAGTGcctatgtgtgcatgtgagtgtgtcagtgtgtgtgattaagGTTTTTGGAGGGTCAAGCAGGACTGACCAGCTGTCCCATCTGgtcacaacatcacaacaaaaacagggatgatggacagaggagagagagggagagatccatccaatagttggaTCAAAGTAGTGGACTTAGTTAGTTAGCAAGGCTACAAACTAGGAGCCAATAAACGACTTTACCTTACACTAACCAGATCTGTGATTCATCATTGTTTGTGATTCACCGAATAAACTAAACTGATCCCCCTTTAGAGCCTCACGTCATAGCTTCcttctcagtcagtcagtcacccACCGACCGACCGAGCACATGCTGGGACTTTCCATGTCACCCTGTAGTTTGGCTTACTCTGAAAATAGACTTAATTAGACTTCGTGGACtcacaacaccacacacattACTGTATATCCGCTGTCGTTCACACATACTTTTTTGTCTCGGGAGTTCcacttttcacacacaccactgcGGCTCTGTATGGGGAGCTGGTGAACTATTTCAGAGTGGATCAGTTCTGCAATGGCTGCAATTGTCAGTCATAATCAACACACCTTGTCAGACTGCATCTACCCAATGTGCTGTGTTACATTCTCACGTGACGTCTTGTTGACAGATTTGaacatgcagagtgtgtgtagAGCTCTTAGACCTCTTGCTTGTTTCAGGGCGTTACATTAAAACCTCAGATGAAGTTAGCTTCATAGCACTACAGGTTAGTTTGTAACCATGACCGATACGTCTGCAGCGCAAAAACCACATCAGCAAGCCTGGTCATGCTATACACACAGGATGTGTCCCAACACATGCACTCGATGTGCTGAAACACTGGCCTGCTGGTTCTTGGAAGACGCGCACACTCGTTGTGCACCATATGCTGCTGCTGGCATGTTTTGCAGATTATATAGAGTGTCATGAATTATGAGGAGCCAGAACCCCCCCTCTCAATACAGAAATGTGAGCatacactcattcactcacatggctaTAGACAATGAGaatgaatacacaaacaatGTGTGTCTGGTGCTGCAGGACTTTTAGGAAGTGAACTTTGCATCAGCAGTCACATGACATCAATGATCACACCAGGGTGTGTTTTAGGTGAGACATTAACAGCACTTCCTCATTGATGCCTTTGTTATCATTCTTACTGTATGCTGATATAAAATCCATTACGAAAACACTTCCTGATTTTTCACTACAACAACAGACATTGAAACATTTACTTTTTGAATGAGCTTCCTGGTAACTGCCTGTGGAGGGACAAGGTTAAAAGACATGAGAAAGGCTATTATAGCCATAAACAAACAGATATAAACTTTGAACTTGATTCCCAAAAGCCTCTCAGAGGAGTGTGTAAATATGTCATGTGTTTGATTAATCTGATAGGAGCTGACCCAGTGGCCTGCACAGAATAAACAAGATACCCTGATCCAGTCTTCACAGATCAGTTGGTGCTGTTTTGGggaaattaaaatacaatggTAAACCCTCCTGCAGACACGCACAATCCCACGCAATCCACAATGCAACCCAATACTGGAGGAATGCAAAGGACAACTTGATCTATTTATAATAGCGGGGGTGACTAAGAATCAGGGGACTTTACAGCTACGTAACTGTGAgactgttttttcccctttatatTTACAGTGACATGAAGACAGTGCTGATGGGCTTGGGCAAAACACTTCCTGAACAGTAATTACTTTTTATCAACACCAATGCATTAGCCATTAAAAACGGCAGCGAGACACTGTATTGTTACAGTCCAGAGGTTTTCACATTGTGAGGTCTTGAACTGGGTGTGTAGCAAACTCAGAAGTAGGCTGCAGTTTGATTTCGCTATTACATCACATATTGGATGTGGATGTGTATAGGGATGTGTGTAAGAATGATCATTCTTCAACAATGAATCCCAGCGGTGAATTAAGTATTCacatcatttacttaagtattcacatctttttcattttgtctgtgtaggatgaaaaatagaaatgttttgGGACTTCAGGGGCTCTCCTGTTGCTAAGGGAAAAGTTAGACAAGGTACATAGCTTTGCACAACTGAAACATGTCTAATCAGCCACAACACTTGTGTGGGTACACAGAGCCTTTAATATATAAGAATGCATCCTATTTTATAAATTGGCCAAAGCGTCTTGGTCTTGCTCCCAtgtaggaggggtggggggcctTTACATGTCTGTGCCCAGGGGCCACTGTCTGATAATCTATGCATGACTATAACTATTAATGtcgtaaaaagtacaacatatccccctgaaatgtagtgtagttAAAGTACAAACCAGTATAAATTGGAAACACTTAAGTAAATTTCCAAGCATCTTAAAAATgaagtacagtatttaagtaAATGTAGTTACTTGGACTGCTGCTCACAGCAGAGACAGTTACATAATTGTCTTTCAAGCTGTTTAACATTTCGAAGAAAGCTTTCATAAGAGATTCATCATGTTAAGATCCTTCAGAATTAATTTCCTTGGTGTCTCCTGTCTCCACCTTTCCATGACATGAACAGTTTTGTTacctctgctcttctctccaaGAGGTTTTGCAACGCTCAAGTTGATAAACAAAGCCACGTGTTGCAGGGAAGTTTCCAAAGTGGGCGGATCTCGTGTATTTCCGGGTTCTGTGTTGAGGATATAAGAAGAGCTGCGCAATGTCAACAGTAGACCAGAAACACGTCCAAGACAAGTCGCTTTCAAGAAGGGATACAGCTTAACTCAAACAAGGACTATTtcctgatatatatatatttttagatttatttaacTCAACGTCGTCGAACCAGGATGCCTTTTCTCGGACAGGACTGGAGGTCACCGGGTCAGAGTTGGGTTAAAACCGAGGAGGGGTggaaaaagacaacagcagACGACAAGAACAACAATGTCTCCGTGGAGAGGTTGGTCATTAAACACGTCCTGAGAAACGACGCTGTCTCCATCACGACAGCTTTGAAATTGCGAAACTCTTAAATGCGCCATCACTTTTTTTTAGTTAAAGAgcgagagggggggggggggggggtagatatTTTGAAGGAAGTCCAAACAGCATTATGAACAAAGGCagggtgacagacagacagcaggcctGAACATTCATGTTTCTTCTCATTAACCTCGGTGTCTTTGTGCTTCTGGGTCCATGTTCCCTTTCCAGGCTAATCACTAAGCTATTAATAACCTCACAACAAGGGAGTGGATTAACACACATCTGCTGAGTCTGTCCACTTCCTAAAATGACAACACTTCTAACACGCAAAGCCTGCCTTTAACATGGCCTGAGGTTACAGTTAAAGCACATGCATAACAAAGGcagtttgaaatgtatttgaaacCTTTTAGTTTTTGATGCTAGAGTGCAGAAGAAAACAGGTCCTGTTGCTGAGAAAGCATCAAAAGTGCTGCATATGAAGTCTGAGATAAAGTAGTGAGATTTTGCCTTCAATGAAATGGGGGTCCTTGTGTTTTTCCAGCTTCTGCAAAGCCGAGAAGGAGGAGTGTTTCAACAAGGAGaacctgctgctctctctcagcTACGACATGGCTGccaagaagaggaaaaaagaccTAATGAACAACAACACCAAGGTCCCCTGTGAGTCACAATGAAAGAGCCACACAGTCTGACTTATTGTATAAATATGCAAAGGataacattttgttattttgtgcaCGGGGGTTATAAATCATGTAATAATATACCAAAGTTAAGTTCCGGACCAAACGTATTTGCAGTGCAGGCTCATGAGGATGTTATGTAACATTCATGAGCAGAACACTTCCCTAATAATATTGTTTATGATTAATCTTccatcattttcaatttttagGGTTCAAGTTTTTCATTAAACTCCATTTCAATAACTGTGAAATTGTATCGTATTTgtgatgtgtgcgtgtgcatttgTCACAGTGCTTATAAGCTGCTTAATGAGGGCAGGCCACTAATATAAACATTATGCTTTCTTGCAGATTTCCACAGGGAAAAGTGGATTTATGTTCATAAAGGAAGCACCAAGGAGGTAACAAATCAACTCATTTAGTTTCACATCAACTTTTTCATATCATCATTGCTATTGTAAACATGCTGAGAAAACCTTATACTCCTGCCGAGGATCGCAATCTAATACCCTGATAATTAAATTCTCCCAGCGCCACGGATATTGTACACTGGGAGAGGCCTTCAACCGCTTGGATTTCTGCAGTGCCATCAAGGACACAAGGAGATTTAATTACGTCGTCAGGGTGAGtcctcatctctttcttttcttccagttTCTTCTGTCCCTGtttatttctcttcctctgtggttgTTAATAgaacatgtgttgttttgttagTGGCAGAGAAGGGGTTAAGGTTAAGAGGGTGTGTAGGCTTCTGCCTGGCTCTTATCAATGCTCAGCAGACAAGGGTGATGATACCGACCAAgggaatgtatgtgtgtgtttgtggcagggTCAGAGTGTGACATTTTGCTGTAATATGATTTCTAAAGCCATTGGGCATCCTTAAATTGAATATAGCAAATATGTTTGAAATCAAATTCCTATTTGCTACCAGTGCAATTCActcaacataaacattttatatgtatatgtatgaatTCTAAGTGTTAATAAGTTTAACACTTAGAATTCgtacatatacatgcacattGTTGTACCCTTAAAACGTCCCACAATGTCTGTAGTATATACACTAGAGATGCCAAATGGCTTTGGGAAAAATGGCTACTAGAGGGGGGATGTAACATCATCAGCATTCATTATATCATTATCAGTAATGTAATTTCATTATGGgatatcaacagaaaatcacataGTTAATGAATTTGGAGCTGCCCCCCCCACATCAGAGTGTCACCTGACCACACTGAACCAAACGCCAGCTCTCCCACATGTGCTCCCATGTGAGCTGAGGGCTGCATGTGGTCCTGTTCTCCTGTGCTGGTGGGGGTGAgctgggggtgggtgggggtgggtgacAGCTGTGCGGTGAGGTGCGACCACCCGACAAGCCCGGCGGTTGTCAGGTGATTCAGACTCCCAAACACTCACATGtatagacacatacacacttgtcTCTGCTAgactttgtttgtgttgtctccTACTCTCTTTTCTGTCACTCCTCATTTGTCctacaacaaaacatctgtgtcTTTCCTATTTAAGTGCCATCTCAATTCAGGCTTGGTCAGGGGGAGACCTACCAATTTTCCATTTTGGCAGGACTGCAGGGGGCCATGTTTtatggctgttttgtttttatctacgATCATAAACACAAGTGTAGGGTATCAGCATTATAATATTTCTCAGAATGCAAAATAATCTGGTATTCCACACGTTTTGAATCtctttacacacatacatacatacataacttTCCACAGATAGTTGgccatttgtttctgtctctgttgaaGTTTTGGATTGACCTTTCAGCGTAGCTTCCAGCTAACAAGTGCAGTGTAGCGTGGTGAGCCCCAGGAACAATATGGCTGTGTAACACTAGCGTCTAGCCTGGACACGGTGTCCTAGGTCACTGCTCTTCACTGGTTGTGTCTGATGGCATTTGTGGGTTCATTTAACTCCCGTCTCAGTTACACAGATCAGGTTCTTCCACAAAGAGACAAGTGGTCCTCTCTTTTCtcagagcagacaaacagaggtTATTTCAAGGAGACAGaaaccttttaaaatgaacttGTCTTAGCAGTGCCATCAGATAGAAATAAGAAGGTGCAGTGCTTCTAAtactgttggtgtgtttgtggaaaAGTATGATTCACACGCAAACTTATGAAGTGCGGTTTAGGGGGCTAAAAGTAGATACGGAAACGCACATTGTTCTGCCCGACTGCTCTACAAAGAGAGGAACACTTGATGAGCTGCTAAAAGAAGAAAGGCATGGGATTAGGCTTCAGGAATGGAGCTGGAAGGAATGAAAAAAGGGAGCCAGGAGGGAGCGAATAAGCTTAAAATTGGTAAAAATGGACAGGGAGGTTGAGGATGTAGAAGAAAAGTAATTTGGTTCAGACTcatcaacttttcatttagatttGCCTGAATGCTTACTTACAGTGGGTGCCATTTGTAGTAATGAACGTTTTTCATTAACCAGTTTTATGAGATTAGAAATGTGCAATGAAGAAAGTTTGTCTACTTTTGTACGCCTCTCATAAGCTACCTACTAGCGCTGCCAAGTATCCCCCCCAGTTTGCCAGAAAGTACCCCgcaacatgttgatgttgatgtgatGACAAAAGGTCAGAATTtagcaaggggggggggggggggggcttgagtTTCTCCATGATGTCACAGCATCTGTTACATGCCAGACATGCCACCCTGGAGCCTGCGAGCCAACGGCAGCACCCTCGcagacacacacgcgcacacacaagcacacgcacTCTGTCAAATGATTCAGCTAATTCACATGACGGGAGGATCAGGAGTCAAATGATTGAAAGCTTGTTTGTGGAGGCTGCCATTGCTGACAGCCTGGGCTGCTGTCCAACACCTTTCCAGTAGCTTCTTCTTCTAAAGAGACTTGAGTGACAATGATCAGAGCCAAGAATGCTGTTATATAGCTGTTGGATCCAGCTTCAGTTGAGAGTAATGACCAGGTGGAACTGCTCCAGATTTGTGCTAGACAGCATTTTATGTTGTTAGGAGTGCAAGTGCCTTTTGTAAGAATGCAGCATAACAAACATCAAGTAATGAGGCAATGGAACAGAGAGTCTCAGCAGTTGACAGGATGAAatttatgttgtgtttctttctctctgtctgctctaGCTCCTTGAGCTTATCGCCAAGTCCCAGCTCCCCTCGCTCAGCGGAGTGGCGCAGAAGAACTACATGAATATTCTGGAGAGAGTGGTACAGAAAGGTGAGCCCtgttgctctttttttaaagtcactCAACTAGTTTGCCTCTCAGTTGCTCTCCTTTTATGTGTCCAAGGGTTTCATCTTTCTGTTGGCCCCTCATTCGGTCTATTTCGTGTCCTTTATTGTTGGATCAAAAATACAGAGAAGTAGAATCCCCATCTCTCTCATAGACATTAACACGCATAATATAAGTAGAGCAAAGATGAAGCCTTCCTGCTCTGTTGTTTGCACCCGTAGGTGAGGAAATGAGCCCTGACCACATCTAAAGAAGACCAGGGAGTCCTTTAATGGCTCCatggaaaaacactgacagtcaCCAGACCCCTGTGCAAGCCGCAGTGTAAACTAAATGTTCCCTCTGACAAACAGAGATTCAGGTTGTTTAGGTCGCGTTATGAAACCTGTTGGCCAAATATTGAGTGTCACAGGAGGAGAGTGCAGCAACTCCGAAACATTTGCTTTAATAATGTGCTTTTCGatgattcaaaataaatatttaactgtTTGGCTGTTTGCCTGGTAGCAACTAATCTCTCTGTAACACCCAGGCTGATTGGGGTAATAATTATTCAATAAATGTGTTCTGATTTCCCTCCTCAGTTCTCGATGACCAGCAGAACGTCCGTCCCAtcaaggagctgctgcagacgcTCTACGTCTCGCTGTGTGGTCTTGTTCAGGACATGGGCAAGTCTGTCCTGGTAGGGAACATCAACATCTGGGTGCACCGCATGGAGAACATcatgcagtggcagcagcagctggacaaCATCCAGATCAACAGGGTGAGCATCTGCCCAAAATACGTGACGAGGAGCTGGATTCACAAAAGTGCTCTTGTGATGGAAAGTTTAGTGAATTCAAGAAGGAGCTACATGCACATTTCCATTAtattcatgatttattttctgcctcTTGTTTCCTTCAGCCCACATCTACAGGCATGACTCTGACTGACCTGCCTGCCAGTCTGCAGCTGAACATCATGCAGCGTCTGTCGGACGGCAGGGACCTGGTCAGCCTGGGCCAGGTGTGCCCCGAGCTGGGGGCCCTCACTGAGGACCGGCTGCTGTGGAAGAGACTCTGCCAGCACCacttcacagacagacaggcatgtAGAAATGATTGGATGATCTCTAAATATGTATAGAATGAGAAGGATGCACTCTTCGTTGGCCATGCAGACATTTGCATACATGGCAGGTTAGTTGTCTTCCTCATTGTCCTTAGACTGTGACACTGCTTCAAATGCCCTAAAACCACTCTGCAAGGAGGTCAATCATCTCTGATAAACAAGACTTGCTATTGGAAAGTAGGAGGCCGCAGAGTGTGCATACTGACACTACAGTAACCTAGCACCATGCTCAAAAGCAGGCACTTGATGAGCAAGTGAGGCGGTCTCTGGCTTTGAGCTTGAGTAGGTTACAGTGAAGCTTTTCTACAGGTTAGAGTGGTTTCGATTTCATTTGTGTAATGCTAGTAAATCtcatcttttgtgtgtgtgtgtgtctccttggGTCATGTGTTGacgtctgtttttctcttctttagaTCCGAAAGCGCCTGATGGTGTCAGATAAAGGTCACCTGGAGTGGAAGAGGATGTACTTTAAGCTGAGCCGCTGCTATCCTCACAGAGAGCAATACAGTGACACCCTGCACTTCTGCACACACTGCCACATCCTTTTCTGGAAGGTAgtgcatctttctctctttcactttgcaCTTGATCAAAGTGGATATGAAACTAACATGTTACAGTTGGTAAAGCTGCACTTAgaagataaaacagaaacattgttGTGTGTCTTGTTTCTCTTCGCAGGACACAAACCATCCCTGCACAGCCAACAACCCAGAAAGTTGCACCATGTCCCTCTCCCCTCAAGACTTTATCGACCTTTTCCActtctgaccccccccccccccccttaaatcCAGATgaactgtacatactgtacatagaaatgtacaatattgtttttgtttattagcGCAATCAATTCCTGGATGTGTATTTAGTTGAGGTATGACTGGAGGAGGCTCAGGCAGGGACAATTATGCAATCGAGTTTCTTTAGAAAGAATATAGAGACTTCTGGGAGAGTTCAATGTTGAGAGTGAGTGAATTTgacggagaggaaaagagatttgggtggaggagggaaga harbors:
- the fbxo32 gene encoding F-box only protein 32 isoform X1; the encoded protein is MPFLGQDWRSPGQSWVKTEEGWKKTTADDKNNNVSVESFCKAEKEECFNKENLLLSLSYDMAAKKRKKDLMNNNTKVPYFHREKWIYVHKGSTKERHGYCTLGEAFNRLDFCSAIKDTRRFNYVVRLLELIAKSQLPSLSGVAQKNYMNILERVVQKVLDDQQNVRPIKELLQTLYVSLCGLVQDMGKSVLVGNINIWVHRMENIMQWQQQLDNIQINRPTSTGMTLTDLPASLQLNIMQRLSDGRDLVSLGQVCPELGALTEDRLLWKRLCQHHFTDRQIRKRLMVSDKGHLEWKRMYFKLSRCYPHREQYSDTLHFCTHCHILFWKDTNHPCTANNPESCTMSLSPQDFIDLFHF
- the fbxo32 gene encoding F-box only protein 32 isoform X3; amino-acid sequence: MPFLGQDWRSPGQSWVKTEEGWKKTTADDKNNNVSVESFCKAEKEECFNKENLLLSLSYDMAAKKRKKDLMNNNTKVPYFHREKWIYVHKGSTKERHGYCTLGEAFNRLDFCSAIKDTRRFNYVVRPTSTGMTLTDLPASLQLNIMQRLSDGRDLVSLGQVCPELGALTEDRLLWKRLCQHHFTDRQIRKRLMVSDKGHLEWKRMYFKLSRCYPHREQYSDTLHFCTHCHILFWKDTNHPCTANNPESCTMSLSPQDFIDLFHF
- the fbxo32 gene encoding F-box only protein 32 isoform X2; this translates as MPFLGQDWRSPGQSWVKTEEGWKKTTADDKNNNVSKEECFNKENLLLSLSYDMAAKKRKKDLMNNNTKVPYFHREKWIYVHKGSTKERHGYCTLGEAFNRLDFCSAIKDTRRFNYVVRLLELIAKSQLPSLSGVAQKNYMNILERVVQKVLDDQQNVRPIKELLQTLYVSLCGLVQDMGKSVLVGNINIWVHRMENIMQWQQQLDNIQINRPTSTGMTLTDLPASLQLNIMQRLSDGRDLVSLGQVCPELGALTEDRLLWKRLCQHHFTDRQIRKRLMVSDKGHLEWKRMYFKLSRCYPHREQYSDTLHFCTHCHILFWKDTNHPCTANNPESCTMSLSPQDFIDLFHF